From the Desulfohalovibrio reitneri genome, one window contains:
- a CDS encoding NADH-quinone oxidoreductase subunit A yields MVFTWINLAMLVFLVAGFAFAAGPVVGSLLLSPHYTKGDVGMSYECGMPPHGTSWVRFGINYYIYALIFLAFDVDVLYLFPVAAHYPDAEGFVPLVKVFIFLAVLALGVAYFWRKGVFTWPRRISE; encoded by the coding sequence GTGGTCTTCACATGGATCAACTTGGCTATGCTGGTCTTTTTGGTTGCCGGGTTCGCCTTCGCCGCCGGCCCCGTGGTCGGCTCCCTGCTCCTTTCCCCCCACTACACCAAGGGTGATGTGGGCATGTCGTACGAATGCGGCATGCCTCCGCATGGAACGTCCTGGGTGCGTTTCGGCATCAATTACTACATCTACGCCCTCATCTTTCTCGCCTTCGACGTGGACGTACTCTATCTCTTCCCTGTCGCGGCCCATTATCCGGACGCGGAAGGATTCGTTCCCCTGGTCAAGGTCTTCATCTTCCTTGCCGTGCTCGCCCTCGGTGTCGCCTACTTCTGGAGGAAAGGAGTCTTTACATGGCCGAGAAGAATCTCGGAGTAA
- a CDS encoding LexA family transcriptional regulator yields MKGLSVEDVLQRMMHATGSRNQADLANRLGVRRAAVTDAKRRETVPPDWYMRLARMHQANPVWLETGLGPEHIGGGDPEDFALVPKVGAVARMGPEGLETSGDVEGFYAFRRDFLTRLSTAGPESLKLMGVAGDSMEPTLRDGDVVLVDESVTEPVYGRIHVVGIDDGIVLKRLDKRPGGLVLLSDNRDLYPPIEIDESDAEHVRLIGRVVWMARELH; encoded by the coding sequence ATGAAGGGCTTGTCCGTGGAAGACGTGCTGCAGCGCATGATGCACGCCACCGGCAGCCGCAACCAGGCGGATCTGGCCAACCGGCTGGGCGTCCGACGGGCTGCCGTGACCGACGCCAAGCGGCGCGAGACCGTGCCGCCCGACTGGTACATGCGCTTGGCCCGCATGCACCAAGCCAACCCGGTCTGGCTGGAAACGGGTCTGGGGCCGGAGCACATCGGCGGCGGCGACCCGGAAGACTTCGCCCTGGTGCCCAAGGTGGGCGCGGTGGCCCGCATGGGGCCGGAAGGGCTGGAGACTTCCGGCGATGTGGAGGGCTTCTACGCCTTCCGGCGCGATTTCCTGACCCGCCTTTCCACCGCCGGGCCGGAATCCCTCAAGCTCATGGGCGTGGCCGGGGATTCCATGGAGCCCACCCTGCGCGACGGCGACGTGGTGCTGGTGGACGAGAGCGTCACCGAGCCGGTCTACGGCCGCATCCACGTGGTGGGCATCGACGACGGCATCGTGCTCAAACGGCTGGACAAACGCCCGGGCGGACTGGTGCTGCTCTCGGACAACCGCGACCTCTATCCGCCCATCGAGATCGACGAGTCCGACGCGGAGCACGTCCGCCTCATCGGCCGGGTGGTCTGGATGGCCAGGGAACTCCACTAG
- a CDS encoding dual CXXC motif small (seleno)protein: MIRFDPHSLERAACPRCQGKLAPARTCARAYLRCADCGRREEITDHVPELDDDFEEQMANLPLDRC; this comes from the coding sequence ATGATCCGCTTCGACCCCCACTCCCTGGAGCGGGCCGCCTGCCCGCGATGCCAGGGAAAACTCGCCCCGGCCCGCACCTGCGCGCGGGCCTACCTGCGCTGCGCCGACTGCGGACGCCGCGAGGAAATCACCGACCACGTCCCCGAACTGGACGACGACTTTGAAGAGCAGATGGCCAACCTGCCCCTGGACCGCTGCTGA
- a CDS encoding TSUP family transporter translates to MDFLAVGLTSLLVSALTLFSGFGLGTLLLPVFALFFPVDVAVAATAVVHFANNAFKVGAVGKHASSRLVLGFGLPAILAAFAGAAALGLVSHVQPLATYSIGSIRAEVTPVKLAVAALVLGFALLELSPRLQRLRFNGKKLVLGGLASGFFGGFSGHQGALRSAFLAQAGVSTEAFVGTNAVIGFLVDVARLATYTATFLLAGAGSPLGPKQWPLVGAAVAAAFAGVMLGKRYLHAVPMRTVQAVMGALLLCIAAALAAGII, encoded by the coding sequence ATGGACTTCCTGGCCGTCGGCCTGACCTCCCTGCTGGTCTCCGCCCTGACCCTGTTTTCCGGGTTCGGCCTGGGCACCCTGCTGCTGCCCGTCTTCGCGCTCTTCTTTCCCGTGGACGTGGCCGTGGCCGCCACCGCCGTGGTCCACTTCGCCAACAACGCCTTCAAGGTGGGCGCGGTGGGCAAGCACGCCTCCAGCCGGCTGGTGCTCGGCTTCGGGCTGCCGGCGATCCTGGCGGCCTTCGCCGGGGCGGCCGCCCTGGGGCTGGTCTCCCACGTTCAACCCCTGGCAACCTATTCCATCGGCTCCATCCGGGCGGAGGTCACGCCGGTCAAGCTGGCCGTGGCCGCGCTCGTGCTTGGCTTCGCCCTGCTGGAGTTGTCCCCTCGACTGCAACGGCTGCGGTTCAACGGCAAAAAGCTGGTGCTGGGCGGGCTGGCCTCGGGCTTTTTCGGCGGCTTCTCCGGCCACCAGGGCGCGCTTCGTTCCGCTTTTCTGGCCCAGGCGGGCGTTTCCACGGAAGCCTTCGTGGGCACCAACGCGGTCATCGGCTTTCTGGTGGACGTCGCCCGCCTCGCCACCTACACGGCCACCTTCCTGCTGGCCGGAGCGGGCAGCCCGCTGGGGCCTAAACAGTGGCCCCTGGTGGGCGCGGCCGTGGCCGCCGCCTTCGCCGGAGTCATGCTGGGCAAGCGGTATCTGCACGCCGTGCCCATGCGGACGGTTCAGGCGGTCATGGGCGCGTTGCTTCTGTGCATCGCCGCCGCCTTGGCGGCGGGAATCATCTGA
- a CDS encoding MFS transporter — MRDKTAWCIYDWANSAYVLTTATAVLPAYFAAQVAPEGAVLFGVQVSPTSLWGAAVGLSALLVFVSAAVLGAVADLSGRAGLFWRVFCAIGSLSAIALSFSGPGDWLSCLLLFGLAQFGFACGNVFYDAFLPVVAKRDEYDQVSGSGFAWGYAGGGLHFALCLGLVSFAPQLGLDKARASQIAMASSGVWWGLFAIIPLSRLRDPRKPSGMAPRDYLREGARRTLGTLRTFTKGGPAASFLLAFLLYNDGIQTTITMATIYGKQELGLPLSTLMLTLLIIQAVALAGAHLFSRLAGRTTTKTALVISLFIWTGAAVFGYFITTAWQYMLLGCLVGLSLGGSQALSRSLFARLTPDDQRAQYFGYFSVVNKLSAIGGPIVFAAVRFATGSSRPAVLAVAAFFIGGMLLLRRVRVDDEEKSGA, encoded by the coding sequence ATGCGAGACAAGACGGCCTGGTGCATCTACGACTGGGCCAACTCCGCCTACGTGCTTACCACGGCCACGGCCGTGCTGCCCGCTTACTTCGCCGCCCAGGTGGCCCCGGAGGGCGCGGTCCTGTTCGGCGTACAGGTCAGCCCCACCAGCCTGTGGGGCGCGGCCGTGGGGCTGTCCGCGCTGCTGGTATTCGTTTCCGCAGCCGTGCTGGGCGCGGTGGCCGACCTCTCCGGCAGGGCCGGGCTCTTCTGGCGCGTCTTTTGCGCCATCGGCTCGCTTTCCGCCATCGCCCTGTCCTTTTCCGGGCCAGGCGACTGGCTCTCCTGCCTGCTGCTCTTCGGGCTGGCCCAGTTCGGCTTCGCCTGCGGCAACGTTTTCTACGACGCCTTCCTGCCCGTGGTCGCCAAACGCGACGAGTACGACCAAGTCTCCGGCTCGGGCTTCGCCTGGGGCTACGCCGGCGGCGGGCTGCACTTCGCCCTCTGCCTGGGGCTGGTCTCCTTCGCTCCGCAACTGGGGCTGGACAAGGCCCGCGCTTCGCAGATCGCCATGGCCTCCTCCGGCGTGTGGTGGGGCCTTTTCGCCATCATCCCCCTGTCCCGACTCCGCGACCCCCGCAAACCATCCGGCATGGCACCGCGCGACTACCTGCGCGAAGGCGCCCGCCGCACCCTGGGCACCCTGCGCACCTTCACCAAGGGAGGCCCGGCCGCCTCCTTTCTCCTTGCCTTCCTGCTCTACAACGACGGCATCCAGACCACCATCACCATGGCCACCATCTACGGCAAGCAGGAACTCGGCCTCCCCCTCTCCACTCTCATGCTCACCCTGCTCATCATCCAGGCCGTGGCCCTGGCCGGGGCGCACCTCTTCTCCAGGCTGGCCGGACGCACCACCACCAAGACCGCCCTCGTCATATCCCTGTTCATCTGGACCGGCGCGGCCGTGTTCGGCTACTTCATCACCACCGCCTGGCAGTACATGCTCCTGGGCTGCCTGGTGGGCCTCTCCCTGGGGGGATCCCAGGCCCTCTCCCGTTCCCTCTTCGCCCGCCTCACGCCCGACGACCAGCGCGCCCAGTACTTCGGCTACTTCTCCGTGGTGAACAAACTCTCCGCCATCGGCGGACCCATCGTCTTCGCCGCCGTCCGCTTCGCCACCGGCTCCTCCCGCCCCGCCGTCCTCGCTGTGGCCGCGTTTTTCATTGGAGGAATGCTTTTGTTGCGGAGGGTCCGGGTGGACGATGAAGAAAAGAGCGGGGCGTAG
- a CDS encoding molybdopterin-dependent oxidoreductase — protein sequence MEKKQVYSVCGMCTVRCPIQVDVENDECAFIQGNPHSLKGALCARGAAGYDLTQDRERPQYPMIREGERGEGKWRRATWDEALQYVADKLSAIQEKHGKESVMWSDRGGPFPDLHQAFVKGIGSPNYCNHDSACARGVLHAAKSVMGMGRKGVAYDLKNAKHIILQTRNIFEAINVSEVNQTLDSLDKGGKLTVIDVRATVSAGKADNFFLVRPGTDYAFNLGVINALISQNLYDKDYVAKHFNDFDKLKSFVRSYTPEWAAEECGVPAKRIYDLAKQLADAAPAVIWHPGWMTARYKDSFYVSRTAYIINALLGSIGAKGGLAISNGPGDVGAKGLNKLAAMFEKPEAKRADGAGWKYKHIDAGPGLVNLAYDAIETGEPYPVRGYICYRHDPLMAFPEPERLKEKWKKLDLLVSVTFSWSDTAWHSDVVLPLSPYLERESIIAQKGGVKPQFFVRKRALKPRYDTRADWEIICGLAKRMGVEKLAFESIEDIWNYQLDGTGVSIEDFDAKGFVPLCKEPYYRNMDEFTWKTPSGKLEMVHPAWEEDGMQSLKPYESPEHPPEGKFRIIFGRCGVHTQGHTVNNPKLAEQMPENVLWLNEDVAKGMGVSDGDTVVVGSNGHSGEIKAFVTPFIHPEAAFMVHGFGHKLPPESRAYGKGVADNLLMPGGLENWSKEAGYICMQEHFISVKKP from the coding sequence ATGGAAAAGAAACAGGTCTACAGCGTCTGCGGCATGTGCACCGTGCGCTGTCCCATCCAAGTGGACGTGGAGAACGACGAATGCGCGTTCATCCAGGGCAATCCCCACTCGCTCAAGGGCGCCCTCTGCGCCAGGGGCGCGGCCGGGTACGATCTCACCCAGGATCGGGAGCGCCCCCAGTACCCCATGATCCGCGAGGGGGAACGCGGCGAGGGCAAATGGCGGCGCGCCACCTGGGACGAAGCCCTGCAGTACGTGGCTGACAAACTCTCGGCCATCCAGGAAAAACATGGCAAGGAATCCGTCATGTGGTCCGACCGCGGCGGACCCTTCCCCGACCTGCACCAGGCCTTCGTCAAGGGCATCGGCTCCCCCAACTACTGCAACCACGACTCCGCCTGCGCGCGCGGCGTGCTGCACGCCGCCAAGTCAGTCATGGGCATGGGCCGCAAGGGCGTGGCCTACGACCTCAAGAACGCCAAGCACATCATCCTGCAGACCCGCAACATCTTCGAGGCCATCAACGTCTCCGAGGTGAACCAGACCCTCGACTCTCTGGACAAGGGCGGCAAGCTCACCGTCATCGACGTCCGGGCCACGGTCTCCGCGGGCAAGGCGGACAACTTCTTCCTGGTCCGGCCCGGCACCGACTACGCCTTCAACCTTGGCGTCATCAACGCCCTCATCAGCCAGAACCTCTACGACAAGGACTACGTGGCCAAGCACTTCAACGACTTCGACAAGCTCAAGTCGTTCGTGCGCTCCTACACTCCGGAGTGGGCCGCCGAGGAGTGCGGCGTGCCGGCCAAGCGCATCTACGACCTGGCCAAGCAGCTGGCCGACGCCGCCCCCGCGGTCATCTGGCACCCCGGCTGGATGACCGCCCGCTACAAGGACTCCTTCTACGTTTCCCGCACCGCCTACATCATCAACGCCCTGCTCGGCTCCATCGGCGCCAAGGGCGGCCTGGCCATCTCCAACGGCCCCGGCGACGTGGGCGCCAAGGGACTCAACAAGCTGGCCGCCATGTTCGAGAAGCCCGAGGCCAAGCGGGCCGATGGCGCGGGCTGGAAGTACAAGCACATTGACGCCGGTCCCGGCCTGGTCAACCTGGCCTACGACGCCATCGAAACCGGCGAGCCCTACCCCGTGCGCGGCTACATCTGCTACCGCCACGACCCTCTCATGGCCTTCCCGGAGCCCGAGCGGCTCAAGGAGAAGTGGAAGAAGCTGGACCTGCTGGTCTCCGTGACCTTCTCCTGGTCCGACACCGCCTGGCATTCGGACGTGGTCCTGCCGCTGTCCCCCTACCTGGAGCGCGAGTCCATCATCGCCCAGAAGGGCGGGGTCAAGCCGCAGTTCTTCGTGCGCAAGCGGGCGCTCAAACCGCGTTACGACACCCGCGCCGACTGGGAGATCATCTGCGGCCTGGCCAAGCGCATGGGCGTGGAGAAGCTGGCTTTCGAGTCAATCGAGGACATCTGGAATTACCAGCTGGATGGCACCGGCGTGTCCATTGAGGACTTCGACGCCAAGGGCTTCGTGCCCCTGTGCAAGGAGCCCTACTACCGGAACATGGACGAGTTCACCTGGAAGACCCCTTCCGGCAAGCTGGAGATGGTCCACCCCGCCTGGGAAGAGGACGGCATGCAGTCGTTGAAGCCCTACGAGTCCCCGGAGCATCCGCCCGAGGGCAAGTTCCGCATCATCTTCGGTCGCTGCGGCGTGCACACCCAGGGGCACACCGTGAACAACCCCAAGCTGGCCGAGCAGATGCCCGAGAACGTCCTCTGGCTCAACGAGGACGTGGCCAAGGGCATGGGCGTCTCCGACGGCGACACCGTGGTGGTGGGCAGCAACGGCCACTCCGGCGAGATCAAGGCCTTCGTCACCCCCTTCATCCACCCCGAGGCCGCCTTCATGGTCCACGGTTTCGGCCACAAGCTGCCGCCCGAATCCCGCGCCTACGGCAAAGGCGTGGCCGACAACCTGCTCATGCCCGGCGGCCTGGAAAACTGGTCCAAGGAAGCCGGCTACATCTGCATGCAGGAGCACTTCATCAGCGTGAAGAAGCCCTAG
- a CDS encoding M48 family metallopeptidase, which translates to MMGRFRRFLPHLLCLALFLLPAACATQPYTGDSQFTLISESQALKLGEDAANQVLKEKKLSDNAEYVSQVERVGKNISRVSIRPDWDWKFYVIEDDSANAFALPGGKVFVHTGILELAQSDDELATVMGHEIAHALLRHGSERMSTAMALNLGSAIGAAAMGGGSREQQAAMVAFGIGANVGVLLPFSRNQEREADKIGLRLMAEADYDPAAAVTFWQRMLAKKEEAGKDAPPEFLSTHPPTNERIETLRDLQAWAQQYRRS; encoded by the coding sequence ATGATGGGACGATTCCGGCGGTTCCTGCCGCACCTTCTCTGCCTGGCCCTTTTCCTGCTGCCCGCCGCCTGTGCCACGCAGCCCTACACGGGCGACTCACAGTTCACCCTCATTTCCGAGTCGCAGGCGCTGAAGCTGGGCGAGGACGCCGCCAACCAGGTGCTGAAGGAAAAGAAGCTCTCCGACAACGCCGAGTACGTTTCCCAGGTGGAACGCGTGGGCAAGAACATCTCCCGGGTCTCCATCAGGCCGGACTGGGACTGGAAGTTCTACGTCATCGAGGACGACTCGGCCAACGCCTTCGCCCTGCCGGGCGGCAAGGTGTTCGTGCACACCGGCATTCTTGAATTGGCCCAAAGCGACGACGAGCTGGCCACGGTCATGGGCCACGAGATCGCCCACGCCCTGCTGCGGCACGGCTCGGAACGCATGTCCACGGCCATGGCTTTGAACCTGGGCAGCGCCATCGGCGCGGCGGCCATGGGCGGGGGCTCGCGCGAGCAGCAGGCGGCCATGGTGGCCTTCGGCATCGGGGCCAACGTGGGCGTGCTGCTGCCCTTCTCCCGCAACCAAGAGCGCGAGGCGGACAAGATCGGCCTGCGCCTCATGGCCGAGGCGGACTACGACCCCGCGGCCGCCGTGACCTTTTGGCAGCGCATGCTGGCCAAGAAGGAGGAGGCGGGCAAGGACGCCCCGCCGGAATTCCTCTCCACCCACCCGCCCACCAACGAACGTATAGAGACCCTGCGCGATTTGCAGGCCTGGGCCCAGCAATACCGGCGTTCCTAG
- a CDS encoding arylesterase has translation MVQPASAADTCRILALGDSLTAGYGLPEKDAFPTVLQKLLREEGVPAEITNAGVSGDTSAGGRARVDWLLQGEEYDLALVALGANDALRGLSPERLRENLSAIVETLQAGGIRVVLAGMKAPRNLGPEYEQRFNAVYPDLAEKYGLALHPFLLEKVAADPALNQGDGIHPNAEGARVIANDLLPLIKREARVACGLD, from the coding sequence ATGGTACAGCCCGCGTCCGCCGCCGACACCTGCCGCATCCTGGCCCTGGGCGACTCCCTGACAGCCGGGTACGGCCTGCCGGAGAAGGACGCCTTCCCCACGGTGCTGCAGAAGCTGCTGCGTGAGGAGGGGGTTCCGGCGGAGATAACCAACGCCGGGGTCTCCGGCGACACCTCGGCCGGGGGGCGCGCCCGCGTGGACTGGCTGCTGCAGGGCGAGGAGTACGACCTGGCCCTGGTGGCCCTGGGGGCCAACGACGCCCTGCGCGGCCTCTCGCCCGAGCGGCTGCGGGAGAATCTGTCGGCCATCGTGGAGACGCTGCAGGCCGGGGGCATCCGCGTTGTATTGGCGGGAATGAAGGCACCGCGCAACCTGGGTCCGGAGTATGAGCAACGTTTCAACGCGGTCTATCCGGATCTGGCCGAAAAGTACGGGCTGGCCCTGCATCCCTTCCTGCTGGAGAAGGTGGCCGCCGATCCCGCCCTGAACCAGGGCGACGGCATCCACCCCAACGCCGAGGGCGCGCGGGTCATCGCCAACGACCTGCTGCCGCTCATCAAGCGCGAGGCCCGAGTCGCCTGCGGGCTGGACTGA
- a CDS encoding hybrid sensor histidine kinase/response regulator produces MQQPPRILVVDDERIVAMDIQHTLESLGYEVSGAATSGEEAVTMAGDRGPDLVLMDINLGRGMDGIEAAGQISSLFDLPVVFLTAYSDTSTLSRAKASQPFGFLIKPFEQRELQSTIEIALYKHAMESRLREAKLQAESASRAKNAFLANMSHEVRTPMNGIIGMANLLLDTEHTQEQREYMLIIKDSAHSLLKVLNDILDLSKIESGEDEPEEEDFDLRALVEKTMQVLSFQAQTKGITLTRKVDGEVPARLRGDCGRLRRALYNIVDNAVKFTESGAVTLRVSLAEPPAEREGRERLGLRFQVSDTGVGIPRDKQREIFRSFTQAENYLTRRHGGAGLGLAIARRLVRAMGGDIEVNSEPDKGSVFTFTVLLAPAREHPVPSFPKSSCPEGYAFPRDPASTTVLVADDNMPSRKLAAGLLRKQGFNVLEAENGLQALDTLATNPVDLVLMDIQMPRMDGVAATRAIRAGEAEGVPPTVPVVAMTAHAMKGDRERYLAMGLSGYLTKPLDAGRLMRAVARHLDSGGSGSAPLLDAADALARLDGDQELLREVWDALAADAQAKLAAIHSALEAGDRDELGRTAHALKGAAANAGAALLRDQARELQLASADRPWSELRGLAEALSSTLRATRERIDEGSPLQ; encoded by the coding sequence ATGCAGCAGCCCCCCCGCATCCTGGTCGTTGACGACGAGCGCATCGTGGCCATGGACATCCAGCATACCCTGGAGTCGCTGGGCTACGAGGTGTCGGGCGCGGCCACTTCCGGCGAGGAGGCCGTCACCATGGCGGGGGACCGGGGGCCGGACCTCGTCCTCATGGACATCAACCTCGGCCGCGGCATGGACGGCATCGAGGCGGCAGGACAAATTTCCTCCCTCTTCGACCTGCCCGTGGTCTTTTTGACCGCCTACTCCGACACCTCCACCCTCAGCCGGGCCAAGGCGTCCCAGCCCTTCGGCTTCCTCATCAAGCCCTTCGAGCAGCGCGAGCTGCAATCCACCATAGAGATCGCCCTTTACAAGCACGCCATGGAATCGCGGCTGCGGGAGGCCAAACTGCAGGCCGAGTCCGCATCCAGGGCCAAGAACGCCTTCCTGGCCAACATGAGCCACGAGGTCCGCACGCCCATGAACGGCATCATCGGCATGGCCAACCTGCTTCTGGACACCGAGCACACCCAGGAGCAGCGGGAATACATGCTGATCATCAAGGACTCGGCCCATTCCCTGCTCAAGGTGCTCAACGACATCCTCGACCTCTCCAAGATCGAATCCGGCGAGGACGAGCCCGAGGAAGAGGACTTCGACCTCCGGGCGCTGGTGGAGAAGACCATGCAGGTGCTTTCCTTCCAGGCCCAGACCAAGGGCATAACCCTGACCCGCAAGGTGGACGGGGAGGTGCCCGCAAGGCTGCGCGGCGACTGCGGACGGCTGCGCAGGGCACTCTACAACATCGTGGACAACGCGGTGAAGTTCACCGAGTCCGGAGCGGTCACTCTGCGCGTTTCCCTGGCCGAGCCTCCCGCCGAGCGGGAGGGGCGGGAACGCCTTGGGCTGCGATTCCAGGTCTCCGACACCGGCGTGGGCATTCCGCGCGACAAGCAGCGGGAGATATTCCGCAGCTTCACCCAGGCGGAAAACTACCTCACCCGCCGCCACGGTGGCGCCGGACTGGGGCTGGCCATCGCCCGGCGGCTGGTGCGCGCCATGGGCGGCGACATCGAGGTAAACAGCGAGCCGGACAAGGGCAGCGTATTCACCTTCACCGTGCTTCTTGCCCCCGCCCGGGAGCATCCCGTGCCCTCCTTCCCCAAAAGCTCCTGCCCCGAGGGCTATGCCTTCCCGCGCGACCCGGCCTCCACCACAGTGCTGGTAGCCGACGACAACATGCCCTCGCGCAAGCTGGCCGCGGGCCTGCTGCGCAAGCAGGGCTTCAACGTCCTGGAGGCGGAAAACGGGCTGCAGGCCCTGGACACCCTGGCCACCAACCCGGTGGACCTGGTGCTCATGGACATCCAGATGCCCCGCATGGACGGCGTGGCCGCCACCAGGGCCATCCGCGCGGGTGAGGCCGAGGGCGTGCCGCCCACAGTGCCCGTGGTGGCCATGACCGCCCACGCCATGAAGGGCGACCGGGAACGGTATCTGGCCATGGGGTTGTCCGGCTACCTGACCAAGCCCCTGGACGCGGGACGGCTGATGCGGGCCGTGGCCCGCCACCTGGACTCCGGCGGCTCCGGCTCGGCCCCTCTGCTGGACGCGGCCGACGCCCTGGCCCGCCTGGACGGGGACCAGGAGTTGCTGCGGGAGGTGTGGGACGCCCTGGCAGCGGACGCCCAAGCCAAGCTGGCGGCCATCCATTCGGCCCTGGAGGCGGGAGACAGGGACGAACTTGGCCGGACGGCCCACGCCCTCAAAGGAGCGGCCGCCAACGCCGGTGCCGCCCTGTTGCGCGACCAGGCCCGGGAACTGCAACTGGCCTCGGCCGACCGCCCCTGGTCCGAACTGCGCGGCTTGGCCGAAGCCCTGTCCAGCACACTCCGGGCCACCAGAGAGCGCATCGACGAAGGCTCCCCCCTGCAATGA
- a CDS encoding IS3 family transposase, producing MKRGPYAKVAERNADLLARIRGIKADHPFWGYRRVWAFLRFVDGVVVGKNRVYRLMSEHDLTVKPNLRLKAKRRPTGVKPRPTRPNEWWGIDMTKIKIDGYGWLYVVIVLDWRTKKVVGHYAGDQAKAWHWLSALNAAVGRQFPEGVRDGGLHLMADNGCQPTSASFMKACRVMDIKLAFTSYNNPKGNADTERFMRTMKEELVWINEWRSPTAFCQALGSWIEEYNQGYLHSALGYKTPVTTEQELINSRTLLKKAC from the coding sequence ATGAAGCGTGGACCATATGCAAAGGTCGCCGAGCGCAACGCCGACCTCCTGGCCCGCATTCGCGGCATCAAGGCCGACCATCCGTTCTGGGGATACCGTCGGGTCTGGGCGTTTCTGCGCTTCGTGGACGGCGTAGTCGTCGGCAAAAATCGCGTCTACCGGCTCATGAGCGAGCATGACCTCACGGTGAAGCCCAACCTGCGACTCAAGGCCAAACGCAGGCCGACCGGCGTCAAGCCCCGGCCCACGCGACCCAACGAGTGGTGGGGTATCGACATGACCAAAATCAAGATTGACGGCTACGGCTGGCTGTACGTGGTCATTGTGCTTGATTGGCGCACCAAGAAGGTCGTCGGCCATTACGCCGGCGACCAGGCCAAGGCGTGGCATTGGCTCTCGGCGCTCAACGCGGCTGTCGGCAGGCAGTTCCCCGAAGGCGTGCGCGACGGCGGTCTTCATCTCATGGCCGACAACGGCTGCCAGCCGACCTCGGCGAGCTTCATGAAGGCTTGCCGCGTCATGGACATCAAACTCGCCTTCACCAGCTACAACAACCCAAAAGGCAATGCCGACACCGAGCGCTTCATGCGCACCATGAAGGAAGAGCTGGTCTGGATTAATGAATGGCGTAGCCCGACGGCCTTTTGCCAAGCCTTGGGCTCCTGGATCGAAGAATACAACCAAGGCTACCTGCACTCGGCGCTGGGGTATAAAACCCCGGTGACAACCGAGCAGGAACTGATCAACTCGCGGACTCTCTTAAAAAAGGCTTGCTAA
- a CDS encoding lytic murein transglycosylase yields the protein MRPAALLALAALLAALAAPAQPVRASDVGLWRPLVERLAEDGLNRDYLRDVFSRPQVRYQPRAMANKMVSLLKIKTTPRPEPKPQPKAEGGTEPSPPKPRGRVLQRYFTPTMLSSALRFMDDHAQALREAEQSWNVPPEILTSIMLVETRLGSYLGKGNAFLTLASMALSENFLLVQPYLPMNELTPTLKKWLVRRTRQKANWAYEELLAFIEYAKTGDLDPLSIPSSPYGAIGLCQFMPSNAQRFGVDANQDGRVDLFHPEDALHSIGNYLVYHGWKPGLSTEQQRDVLYHYNHSHSYTLTIVRLAEQLRSMQRAEAE from the coding sequence ATGCGACCCGCAGCCCTCCTGGCATTGGCCGCTCTGTTGGCCGCCCTGGCCGCACCCGCCCAGCCCGTCCGCGCCTCGGACGTCGGCCTCTGGCGCCCCCTGGTGGAACGGCTGGCCGAGGACGGACTGAACCGCGATTACCTCCGCGACGTATTCTCCCGGCCCCAGGTGCGCTACCAGCCCCGCGCCATGGCCAACAAGATGGTCAGCCTGCTCAAGATCAAGACCACACCGCGCCCCGAACCCAAGCCCCAGCCCAAGGCCGAAGGCGGCACCGAACCCTCGCCCCCCAAGCCGCGCGGCCGCGTCCTGCAGCGCTACTTCACCCCCACCATGCTCTCCTCCGCCCTGCGCTTCATGGACGACCACGCCCAAGCCCTGCGCGAGGCGGAACAATCCTGGAACGTTCCGCCGGAAATCCTCACCTCCATCATGCTGGTTGAAACCCGGCTGGGCTCCTACCTGGGCAAAGGCAACGCCTTCCTCACCCTGGCCTCCATGGCCCTCTCGGAAAACTTCCTCCTGGTGCAGCCCTACCTGCCCATGAACGAACTCACCCCCACCCTCAAAAAATGGCTCGTCCGCCGCACGCGCCAAAAAGCCAACTGGGCCTACGAGGAACTGCTGGCCTTCATCGAATACGCCAAAACCGGCGACCTCGACCCCCTCTCCATCCCCTCCTCGCCCTACGGCGCCATCGGCCTCTGCCAATTCATGCCCTCCAACGCCCAGCGCTTCGGCGTGGACGCCAACCAGGACGGACGCGTGGACCTCTTCCACCCCGAAGACGCCCTCCACTCCATCGGCAACTACCTTGTCTACCACGGCTGGAAACCCGGCCTCTCCACCGAACAGCAACGCGACGTCCTCTACCACTACAACCACTCCCACTCCTACACCCTCACCATTGTCCGACTCGCCGAACAGCTCCGCTCCATGCAGAGAGCGGAGGCTGAGTAA
- a CDS encoding transposase: MKRRKWTPEQKTRVVLEGLRGRPVGEVCAEYAISQNQYYKWRDQFLAQAHKAFETEHGAQRTAKLERENMKLKSLIGELTIELKKSGPFG; this comes from the coding sequence ATGAAGCGACGGAAGTGGACCCCGGAGCAGAAGACACGGGTCGTCCTCGAAGGCCTTCGAGGACGACCCGTGGGCGAAGTGTGCGCCGAGTACGCCATCTCGCAGAACCAGTACTACAAGTGGCGCGATCAATTCCTTGCCCAGGCGCACAAAGCGTTCGAGACCGAGCACGGCGCACAGCGTACGGCCAAGCTTGAGCGCGAGAACATGAAGCTCAAAAGCCTGATCGGTGAGTTGACCATTGAGCTAAAAAAAAGCGGGCCGTTCGGATGA